The segment GACCGGCAGGCCGCTGAGCATCTGGTGCAGCGCGCCGAACGACTCGCGCTCGAAGCGGACGCACTCGGCGGCGCTCGCCATCATCACCGGCGACGGGATCGTCTCGACGGTGACGTCCCGGAACCCCACCGCGCGGAAAGCCTGCTCGGCCACACCGGGGGCACCCAGGCTGAACGGGCCGGGCTGACCCGGAACGGGCGGCGGCAGCTGGGCCCGGCGGCGGATGATGCCGACCGGAACCGCGAAGAAGCCGTTGCGGTCGGCGGTGGAGTAGACGATCGCGGAGAACCGCCCCTCGGGCCGCAGCGCCGCCCGGACGCCGGACAGCGCGGCCTGCTGGTCCGGGAAGTAGATGAGACCGACCCGGGAGATGGCCGCGTCGAAGCCGGCGCCGTCGAGGCCGAGCTGTTCGCCGTCGCGTTCGGCGGTGGTGACGTTGCTGAGACCGGCGTCGGTCGCGGACTTGGCGGCGTACGCCAGGATCGCCGGGGCGATGTCCGTGGCCAGCACCTCGCCGTCGGGGCCGACCCGCTGACCGGCGACGAGGCTCTGCCCTCCGGCGCCCGCGGCGACGTCCAGCACCCGGCTGCCCCGGGTCACGCCCGCGGCATCGAGCATCCGCTCGGTGGCCGGACCGAGCCAGCGCTCGATCGTCGGCCCCCAGCGGTGCCACGCCTCGGCCGCGTCCTGCCACTGGACGCGGGTGGTCTCCCTGTACTTCTGCGGGTCGAATGCGGTGGTCATCGGGTCCTCCGGTGAGTCGATGAGTTGACACCCGTACCGCGCCAGAACCGGCCTGGCGAGCCGCCAGAAACCGGCTGGCAGGGTGGACAATCCGGGGGTGGCCCTCTTCGTCGGCCGGGCCGAGCCGCTGGCCCGGCTCAGCGCGGTCTGTCAGGCGTCCGCGGTCCCGGACAGCCCGGCCGGCCTGGTGCTGGTGACCGGCCAGGCCGGGATCGGCAAGACCGCGCTCCTGACCCGGTTCGCCGCCGACGCGGCGGCCCGCGGTGCGACGGTGGCGTGGGGCACCTGCTGGGACGGTGATCAGGCCCCCGCTTGGTGGCCGTGGACGCAGGCGTTGCGCGCGCTGCTGGACCAGCACGACGGCCTGCGCGCCGAAGCGGATCCGGCGCTCGCGGCGATCGTGCCGGAGTTGGGCGGCGCATCGCCGGTCGGCACCGCCGGGCAGTTCGAGGTCTTCGACGCGGTCGGTCGCCTGCTCAGCCGGGTGGGCCGGGCCGCACCGGTGGCCGTCCTGCTCGACGACCTCCAGTGGGCCGACCGGTCGACGGTCGACCTGATCCGCTTCCTGGCGCACCGGCCGCGGACCGGCGGGGTGGTGCTGGTCGGGGCGTACCGGCAGGGGGAGGCACGCGACGTCGTCGCGGTGGCGCTGTCCGAGCTGTCCAACGCCGCCGAGCTGGTGCCGCTGCGCGGACTGCCGGCCGGCGACGTCACCGATCTGGTCCGCACCATCGCCGGGGACGCGGCGGCAGCTGAGTGGGCCGGCCCGGTGTACGAACGTAGCGGCGGGCACCCGTTCTTCGCCGGGGAGTTGTGCCGGCTGCTCACCGCCGACGGCGACGACGCGTGGCGCGCTGCGGTGCCGGTCGCGGTCCGCGAGGCGATCGGCCGCCGGCTGGCCCGCCTGCCGACGGCGTGCACGGTGATGCTGGACGCCGCGGCGCTGAGCTGGGCACGGGCCGCCGCCGACGCCGACCGGGCCGGGTACGCGTTCACCGACGCCGCCGGCCAGCTGGCCCGGGCCCGGGAGGCCGTCACCGACGCCGGTGACCGGCTCACCGCCGCCGAGCTGGTGCTGCTGCTCACCGAGGAGGCCGACCTGCGGCTGCGCGGCGGCGACGCCGGGACGGCAAGGGCTCTCCTGGACACCGCATGGGCAAGAGCGGAGCCGACCGGAGATGCCGACCTGCTCGGCGCGGTCGCGCTCGGCCTGGACCGGATCGGCGCCCGGTTCGCGATGCCGCGGACCGACCTGGTCGCTGTCCTGGAGACCGCCCGGGCCGGGCTGGCCGGCCGGGGCACCTCGGCCGAGGCGCAGGTGATCGCGGCAATCGCCCGGCAGCTACAGCACTCCGTGTCGGTGGATCGGCAGCAGGCGCGTCTCCTGGCCGAGCGGGCCGTGGCGATCGCCCGCGATCTGGACGACCCGGTCACCCTGGCGACCTGCCTGCTGGCACAGCACGACACACTGTGGACGGCCGGCACGGCCCGCGCGCGCGAGGCGATCGCGACGGAGATCGCCGAACTGGCCCGCCGCGCCGGTGACTCGGAACGGCACGCGCAGGCGCTGCTGCTCACCGCCACCGCGCAGCTGGAGTCCGGGTCAGCGGCGTTCCGGGCCACCTTGAACCAGTACGGCTACGTCACCGAGCGACTCCGCCAGCCGCGCCAAACCTACTACCTGCGGATTCGCGAGGCGGCGCAGGCACTGCTCGACGGCGACATCGATCTCGGCGAACGACTCGCGGACGAGGCGGCCCGGCTCGGCGAGGCGGTCGGCGACAGTGACACCGGAAACGTACGGATGTCGCAGCGCCTGGAGATCGTCCGGTGCCGGGCCGACCCGGCCGAGTTGCGGGCGACCGCCGCGGCCGCCGTCGAATGGTGGATCGGCGCCCCCGGCGCATGCGCACGCGGTCGCCGCCGGTTTCTACGCCCGAGCCGGTGACCTCACCGCCGCCCGGCGCGAGGTGGACACCGTGCTCGCCCTGAAGGAGTGGCGGACCGACCGCTCGTACCTGTGGTCGGTGTTCGTCGGAGAACTCGTGACGGCCGCGATCGCGCTGGCCGACCGGCCACTCTGCGCCAGGCTGTTGAACGACCTGCTCCCGCACGCGGAGACCTGCGCCGTCAACGCTGCGCTGGTCTGTTTCATGGGCGCCCACGCCCATCGCGTCGGCCTGTTGTACTCGGCACTGGGCAACCCGCAGGAGGCCGAGCAGTGGCTGCGCCGGGCACTGGAGGTGCACGACCTGGCAGCCCTGCTCAGCTGGCCCGGGGAGGCCGTGCCCGCGTTGCAACTGGCCGGCCCGGCGTACCCCACCGAACCGCACGGCCAGGACCCGATGCTCGACCGGCGGGCTTTGCAGGCCTACCGCCAACGGCTGGCCGATCTCGAGGACGAGCTGGACAGCGCGCAGACCCTGCACGACGAGGCCCGCCGGCAGCGCGCCACCGACGAACGGGAACAGCTGCTCGCGGAGTTGCGCCGGGCCACCCGGCCGGGCGGGACCGCCCGGCCGCTGGGACCGAGCGCCACCGAGCGCGCCCGCAAAGCCGTCACAGCACGGGTACGCGACGCCATCCGCCACATCGCCGAGGTCCACCCGGACCTCGGCGATTACCTGGACCGCACCGTCCGCACCGGTGTCACCTGCCGCTACGACCCACCGACCGGCTGACCGGCCGAAGTCCACGGGTATGACACCACTGACACAGTGCCACGCTCCGGTCGTACGTCGTGGCTTGGGTTTCGGCTCTGATCTATGCTTCCGCGCGAACGCGGCGATGGTCATCGATTCATGGGCAGCCGCGTCGACCTGACCTGACTGCGGGGGCTTCCCTTGATCAAATCCTTTGTTGTGCGGCTCGGCAGCGCGGTCGCTGCCGGCCTACTAGCGGTGGGCGGGCTTGCCACGCCTGCCTTGGCGGCCGGGACGGGCACCGTCGACGGCGTGTTCACCGATGCTGCGGGCTCGCCCGTGGCCGACGGATGGGTGGAGATCTTCTCCGCCGAGGACGGTGGCTGGCTGACCTACGCGGCGACCGACGGCGACGGCCGCTTCCAGGCGACCGATGTGCCGGCCGGTGCCGTCAAGGTGTCGTTCACCAGCGCCGGGCTGACTCAGTGGGCGCCCGGGAAGCTCAGCCAGGAGGACGCCGGTGCCTACCGGGTGGTGGCCGACGAGACGGTCACCGTCAACGAGCGGCGCCTGCCCACCGGCACGATCTCGGGCGTGGTGACCGGCTCGGACGGCACGCCTGCCGCCGGGGTGCTGGTGGACGCGCGTGAGCTGGAAACCAGCGGCCACGTGAACGCCTACACCGACGAGACCGGCCGGTACTCGATCACCGCGTGGACCGGTGACTATCACGTCGGTTTCGGGCCGGAGTCGGCTCGGCAGTGGGCGCCGCGAGCGGCCGACGAGAAGGATGCCGACACCTACACGGTCGTGGCCGGCGGGAGCGTCGAACTCGACGAGCAGTTGCTGGCGACCGGCACGATCGGCGGACGGCTCACCGGCGAGGACGGCAGCACAGCGTTGGCCTATGTCGACGTCTTCCTCTACCGCGGTGCCGAGTCGATCGCGTCCACCAGCACGAACGAAGACGGCGGCTACTCGTTCCCGGTGCTCCCCGGTGACTACGTCGTGTCGTTCCGGGCCGAGTGGAACGGTCCGGAACAGTTCGTTCCCGGCGCCTCGGAACTGTCGAAGGCACGCGTCCACACCGTGGCCGCCGGGCAGACCGTCGTCGCCGACGACTCGGTGGTCGGCCCGGCGACCGTGCAGGGTCGGCTGGTCGACTCCGCCGGGCGCCCGCAGGCCGGCTTCCAGGTCTTCGTCAGTTCCACCGATGACGAGTACGGCTACGGCGACCTGACCGATTCCGACGGTCGCTGGCGGGTGACGGACGTGCAGCCGAGCGACTACCGCGTGTCCTTCAACAACCCGTCGTGGAGCCGCACCCAGTACGCGTACGGCAAGTCCAAGGCCGAGGACGCCGAGGTCTTCTCGATCGCCGGCGGGGAGTCGGTCACCGTGAACGACACCTGGCTGCCCGGCGCGACGCTCACGGTCAAGGCCGTGGACGCAGTCACCGGCGCCGCCGTGGCCGATTTCTGTGCCCAGATCGAGGGCGCCGGCGAATGCACGACGAACGGCACGGCAACCGTCACCGATCTGCCTGCCGGAAAGTACAGCCTCGAGATCACGCCGGACGCGGCGAGCTACTACCTGAACGAGGACACG is part of the Actinoplanes sp. NBC_00393 genome and harbors:
- a CDS encoding class I SAM-dependent methyltransferase; the encoded protein is MTTAFDPQKYRETTRVQWQDAAEAWHRWGPTIERWLGPATERMLDAAGVTRGSRVLDVAAGAGGQSLVAGQRVGPDGEVLATDIAPAILAYAAKSATDAGLSNVTTAERDGEQLGLDGAGFDAAISRVGLIYFPDQQAALSGVRAALRPEGRFSAIVYSTADRNGFFAVPVGIIRRRAQLPPPVPGQPGPFSLGAPGVAEQAFRAVGFRDVTVETIPSPVMMASAAECVRFERESFGALHQMLSGLPVAEREAAWTEIEEALGQFEGPGGFVGPCEMLVVTGTR
- a CDS encoding ATP-binding protein; this translates as MALFVGRAEPLARLSAVCQASAVPDSPAGLVLVTGQAGIGKTALLTRFAADAAARGATVAWGTCWDGDQAPAWWPWTQALRALLDQHDGLRAEADPALAAIVPELGGASPVGTAGQFEVFDAVGRLLSRVGRAAPVAVLLDDLQWADRSTVDLIRFLAHRPRTGGVVLVGAYRQGEARDVVAVALSELSNAAELVPLRGLPAGDVTDLVRTIAGDAAAAEWAGPVYERSGGHPFFAGELCRLLTADGDDAWRAAVPVAVREAIGRRLARLPTACTVMLDAAALSWARAAADADRAGYAFTDAAGQLARAREAVTDAGDRLTAAELVLLLTEEADLRLRGGDAGTARALLDTAWARAEPTGDADLLGAVALGLDRIGARFAMPRTDLVAVLETARAGLAGRGTSAEAQVIAAIARQLQHSVSVDRQQARLLAERAVAIARDLDDPVTLATCLLAQHDTLWTAGTARAREAIATEIAELARRAGDSERHAQALLLTATAQLESGSAAFRATLNQYGYVTERLRQPRQTYYLRIREAAQALLDGDIDLGERLADEAARLGEAVGDSDTGNVRMSQRLEIVRCRADPAELRATAAAAVEWWIGAPGACARGRRRFLRPSR
- a CDS encoding carboxypeptidase regulatory-like domain-containing protein — encoded protein: MFTDAAGSPVADGWVEIFSAEDGGWLTYAATDGDGRFQATDVPAGAVKVSFTSAGLTQWAPGKLSQEDAGAYRVVADETVTVNERRLPTGTISGVVTGSDGTPAAGVLVDARELETSGHVNAYTDETGRYSITAWTGDYHVGFGPESARQWAPRAADEKDADTYTVVAGGSVELDEQLLATGTIGGRLTGEDGSTALAYVDVFLYRGAESIASTSTNEDGGYSFPVLPGDYVVSFRAEWNGPEQFVPGASELSKARVHTVAAGQTVVADDSVVGPATVQGRLVDSAGRPQAGFQVFVSSTDDEYGYGDLTDSDGRWRVTDVQPSDYRVSFNNPSWSRTQYAYGKSKAEDAEVFSIAGGESVTVNDTWLPGATLTVKAVDAVTGAAVADFCAQIEGAGECTTNGTATVTDLPAGKYSLEITPDAASYYLNEDTQVTLAAGQTATATVRLATGGKVSFAATDKATGAPVEETCFVLETIGSGGLPDGTGDCTNAQGKLVGGTLAPGTYEAFAFAPGTYGHQWVGATGGTGNQKAAARIVVKAGKTVTAPAARLDPAGSITGVVTGADGAAIADADVSFTAWSLGAGSSHSVSTDEKGKYTIEKLGPYAWPLSVTASGHPRQWSGNVGNRFKAVHIPVTAGGTATYDIALTRTSSLQGKVTLAAGLPADGWRLTVINAVTGDEMAEFDSYNVGPDGAYEMPVIGGQQVKIRWTARSEGQTIASGWYDHATDQSTATTVNIPAAKTKRLNLTLG